Proteins encoded by one window of Candidatus Pelagibacter giovannonii:
- the aspS gene encoding aspartate--tRNA ligase, with translation MNKYRTHTCSELTIDSSGKDVILSGWINKKRDHGNLLFIDLRDNFGMTQCIIDKSNENFKSLEKIQLESVIKINGKVVERTKETINTDLQTGEIEVNINSFEVLGTCKELPMPVFSDQEYAEEIRLKYRFLDLRRKKIHDNIILRSKVISFIRSEMSKLGFLEFQTPILTSSSPEGARDFLVPSRLNPGKFYALPQAPQQFKQLIMVSGFDKYFQIAPCFRDEDARADRSPGEFYQLDLEMSFVEQEDVFKVVEKLIVNVFKNFSSKKLMYEKFPRIPYEESMVKYGSDKPDLRNPLIISDLSKIFTRDDVTFEIFKKLVKSGSKVRCIVTKNTKDKPRSFFDNIDKWAKEQGASGLAYFTIEKEENLSAKGPVGKFFSQEALEEIMKITGAEVGDSIFFACGKIKDVEKITSLARDKIANDLDLIDDNTFAFCWIVDYPMFEKNEITNKIEFSHNPFSMPQGDIKDIDLDNPLDIKAYQYDIVCNGIELSSGAIRNHVPELMYKLFSIAGYQKEIVDEKFSGMINALSYGAPPHGGIAPGIDRIVMLLANEKNIREVTMFPMNQNAQDLMMNAPSKVNEEQLKELGLALKLKK, from the coding sequence GTGAATAAATACAGAACACATACATGTAGTGAGCTAACAATAGATAGCAGTGGTAAAGATGTCATTTTGTCAGGTTGGATCAATAAAAAAAGAGATCATGGAAATTTACTGTTCATAGATTTAAGAGATAATTTCGGGATGACTCAGTGTATCATAGATAAGAGTAATGAAAATTTTAAATCATTAGAAAAAATTCAATTAGAAAGCGTAATTAAGATAAATGGTAAGGTTGTTGAGAGAACAAAAGAAACCATTAACACGGATCTACAAACTGGTGAAATAGAAGTTAATATAAACTCATTTGAAGTACTTGGTACTTGCAAAGAGTTACCAATGCCAGTTTTCAGTGACCAAGAATATGCTGAAGAAATTAGACTGAAGTACAGGTTCTTAGATTTAAGAAGAAAAAAAATTCATGATAATATTATTTTAAGGTCAAAAGTTATTTCTTTTATTAGAAGTGAAATGTCTAAGCTTGGTTTCTTGGAGTTTCAAACACCAATATTAACATCATCCAGCCCAGAAGGTGCAAGAGATTTTTTAGTACCAAGCAGATTAAATCCTGGAAAATTTTATGCACTACCACAAGCACCACAACAATTTAAACAACTTATAATGGTTTCTGGTTTTGATAAATATTTTCAAATAGCCCCATGCTTTAGAGATGAAGATGCAAGGGCAGATAGAAGTCCAGGAGAATTTTATCAGCTCGATTTAGAAATGTCTTTTGTTGAGCAAGAAGACGTTTTTAAAGTTGTTGAAAAATTAATAGTCAATGTTTTTAAGAATTTTTCTTCAAAAAAATTAATGTATGAAAAATTTCCAAGAATACCTTATGAGGAATCTATGGTTAAGTATGGATCGGATAAACCAGATTTAAGAAACCCATTAATAATTTCTGATTTATCAAAGATTTTTACCCGCGATGATGTTACATTCGAGATATTTAAAAAACTTGTAAAATCTGGCTCTAAAGTAAGATGTATAGTTACAAAAAATACAAAAGATAAACCTAGAAGTTTTTTTGATAATATTGATAAATGGGCAAAAGAGCAGGGGGCATCAGGTCTTGCTTATTTTACAATTGAAAAAGAAGAAAATCTTTCAGCAAAAGGACCAGTAGGAAAATTTTTCTCACAAGAAGCTTTAGAAGAAATAATGAAAATTACAGGAGCTGAAGTTGGGGATAGTATATTTTTTGCTTGTGGCAAAATAAAAGATGTTGAAAAGATAACTTCTCTAGCTAGAGACAAAATTGCTAATGATTTAGACTTAATTGATGATAATACTTTTGCGTTTTGTTGGATTGTTGATTATCCAATGTTTGAAAAAAATGAAATAACTAATAAAATTGAATTTAGTCATAATCCATTTTCAATGCCTCAAGGTGATATAAAAGATATTGATCTAGATAATCCACTTGATATTAAAGCCTACCAATACGATATTGTTTGTAATGGGATAGAACTATCTTCTGGTGCAATTAGAAATCACGTACCTGAATTGATGTATAAGTTATTCTCAATTGCTGGATATCAAAAAGAAATAGTTGATGAAAAATTTAGTGGAATGATCAATGCTTTAAGTTATGGAGCTCCGCCTCATGGCGGTATAGCACCAGGTATTGATAGAATTGTAATGTTATTAGCAAATGAAAAGAATATTAGAGAAGTTACAATGTTCCCAATGAATCAAAATGCTCAAGATTTAATGATGAATGCTCCATCAAAAGTTAACGAAGAGCAGCTTAAAGAGCTTGGTTTAGCTTTAAAACTTAAAAAATAA
- the prfB gene encoding peptide chain release factor 2, producing the protein MKELRSTFETNNIHKKLEKNNQKILETNFWQDKANSQKVIKEKKLYEELINSYINSSKSIIDLDELNELALEEKNQPVINEVLESIKNLKKLAKKNETKCFLSNETDSLDCYIEIHAGAGGTESQDWAEMLRRMYLKWSDIKNFESELISEHKGEEVGIKSSTIKIEGDYVYGWLKAESGIHRLVRISPFDSGARRHTSFASIWIYPVVDENIEIEINEKDLRIDTYRSSGAGGQHVNTTDSAVRITHLPSKIVVQCQNERSQHKNKDTCMNMLKARLYDFELKKKEKESQTVESTKSEIGWGHQIRSYVLHPYRMVKDNRTDFESSNPDKILDGEIDDFLESSLYKVK; encoded by the coding sequence ATCAAAGAGTTAAGGAGTACCTTTGAAACAAATAATATTCATAAAAAATTAGAAAAGAATAACCAAAAAATATTAGAAACTAATTTTTGGCAAGATAAAGCAAATTCTCAGAAAGTTATTAAAGAAAAAAAATTATATGAAGAATTAATAAATTCATATATAAATTCATCTAAATCAATAATTGATCTTGATGAATTAAACGAACTTGCTTTAGAAGAAAAAAATCAGCCTGTCATAAATGAAGTTTTAGAGAGTATAAAAAATTTAAAAAAATTAGCTAAAAAAAATGAAACTAAATGTTTTTTGTCAAATGAAACTGATAGTTTGGATTGCTATATAGAAATTCATGCTGGCGCTGGAGGAACTGAGAGTCAGGATTGGGCAGAAATGTTAAGAAGAATGTATCTTAAGTGGTCAGATATTAAGAATTTTGAATCAGAATTAATTAGCGAACATAAGGGAGAGGAAGTCGGTATAAAATCATCAACAATTAAAATTGAGGGTGATTATGTTTATGGATGGTTAAAAGCTGAGTCAGGAATTCATAGGTTAGTTAGAATATCACCTTTTGATTCTGGTGCTAGACGTCATACCAGCTTTGCTAGTATTTGGATTTATCCAGTTGTAGATGAAAATATTGAAATAGAGATAAATGAAAAAGATTTACGTATTGACACATATCGATCAAGCGGAGCAGGAGGGCAGCATGTAAATACTACAGACAGTGCAGTAAGAATTACTCACCTACCTTCTAAAATTGTTGTTCAATGTCAAAACGAAAGATCTCAACATAAAAATAAAGATACCTGCATGAATATGCTTAAAGCAAGACTATATGATTTTGAATTAAAGAAAAAAGAAAAAGAAAGCCAAACTGTTGAGTCTACCAAGTCAGAAATTGGTTGGGGTCATCAAATTAGATCCTATGTACTTCACCCATACAGAATGGTAAAAGATAACAGAACTGACTTTGAAAGCTCAAATCCAGATAAGATCTTAGATGGTGAGATTGATGATTTTTTAGAAAGTTCGCTATATAAAGTGAAATAA
- a CDS encoding DUF2155 domain-containing protein: MIQLKKNIQFGKVNFLIFLIYFFFISQPLPLIANEGRFVEIKVLDKVSSKTDLLKLEIGKEIKFKGLLIKSLKCKNSEFDDNPEITAYIQVKDMTSKDKNEVFIFNGWTFSSSPAVNPFDHPVYDVWLKRCY; the protein is encoded by the coding sequence ATGATCCAATTAAAAAAAAATATACAATTTGGAAAAGTTAATTTTTTAATTTTTTTAATTTATTTTTTTTTTATAAGTCAGCCACTACCCTTAATAGCTAATGAGGGAAGATTTGTTGAAATTAAAGTTTTAGATAAAGTAAGTTCAAAGACTGACCTTTTGAAATTAGAGATAGGTAAGGAAATTAAATTTAAAGGTTTATTAATAAAAAGTCTCAAATGTAAAAACTCAGAATTTGACGACAATCCAGAAATAACTGCTTATATTCAGGTTAAAGATATGACAAGCAAAGATAAAAATGAAGTTTTTATTTTTAATGGATGGACCTTTTCATCCAGTCCTGCAGTAAACCCTTTTGATCATCCGGTATATGATGTTTGGTTAAAAAGATGTTATTAG
- the thiS gene encoding sulfur carrier protein ThiS: MKKIKKIKIKINGKFSTINENLSLSTFLKKLKIPLKKVAIELNQEIIDKNNLKIIKLKKKDKIEIVHFIGGG, from the coding sequence ATGAAAAAAATAAAAAAAATAAAAATTAAGATAAATGGTAAATTTTCAACAATAAATGAAAATTTAAGCCTCTCAACTTTTTTAAAAAAACTTAAAATTCCTCTTAAAAAAGTAGCAATTGAATTAAACCAAGAAATAATAGATAAAAATAATTTAAAGATAATAAAACTAAAAAAAAAAGACAAAATAGAAATTGTTCATTTTATTGGAGGTGGGTAA
- a CDS encoding NADH-ubiquinone oxidoreductase subunit NDUFA12 family protein encodes MLTLFKKIFIWWNQETLGTKLKTIFYGKLVGKDSSGNKYYESKSGKRWVIYNDEIDASKIHTEWYSWMHFTNNRIENNHELNKYDWQKPHQSNQTGTENAYHPNKNNDPIKKKYTIWKS; translated from the coding sequence ATGTTGACACTTTTTAAAAAAATTTTCATTTGGTGGAACCAAGAAACATTGGGCACAAAATTAAAAACTATTTTTTACGGAAAACTTGTGGGAAAAGATTCTAGTGGGAACAAATATTATGAAAGCAAATCTGGAAAAAGATGGGTAATTTATAATGATGAAATTGATGCTTCAAAAATACATACTGAATGGTATTCTTGGATGCACTTCACTAATAATAGAATTGAAAACAATCATGAATTGAATAAGTATGATTGGCAAAAACCACATCAATCTAATCAAACAGGCACTGAAAATGCTTATCATCCAAATAAAAATAATGATCCAATTAAAAAAAAATATACAATTTGGAAAAGTTAA
- the accC gene encoding acetyl-CoA carboxylase biotin carboxylase subunit, producing the protein MFKKILIANRGEIAVRVIRACKEWGIATVAVHSDVDRDSMHVRLADESVCIGSHQPANSYLNIPALMSAIELTKAEAVHPGYGFLSENANFAKVLEENNIKFIGASSKLIEMMGDKIQAKKIAKEHGLPVIEGSEGGITDIKTAKELCKKIGFPVLIKASAGGGGKGMKIVRKEEEFETLFSTAKSEAQKYFGNDEIYIEKFFQNPRHIEVQVLSGKNRTVHLHERDCSVQRRHQKLIEETPSPVLTDQIRKDLFERTINMVSKIGYEGAGTVEFIYEDGKFYFLEMNTRVQVEHPVTEMVTGIDIIKEQIWIAFTGETALEQSDINPRGHAIECRINAEDASKNFQPSPGTIGMCHQPSGFRTRVDGAIFQGYKVTPYYDSMVCKVITHGRNRTEAIQRMNRSLDEFVIEGITTTIPLHKILLNHKKFIESDFNVGWLDNEKVI; encoded by the coding sequence ATGTTTAAAAAAATTCTAATTGCAAACCGAGGGGAAATTGCAGTCAGAGTTATAAGGGCATGCAAAGAATGGGGTATAGCAACTGTTGCTGTTCATTCTGATGTTGATAGAGATAGTATGCATGTAAGACTAGCCGATGAAAGTGTTTGCATTGGATCACACCAACCTGCAAATAGTTATTTAAATATCCCAGCATTAATGTCTGCTATAGAGCTTACTAAAGCAGAAGCGGTTCATCCTGGATATGGTTTTTTATCTGAAAATGCAAATTTTGCTAAAGTACTAGAGGAAAATAATATTAAATTCATTGGGGCTTCTTCAAAACTCATAGAAATGATGGGAGATAAAATTCAAGCAAAGAAAATTGCTAAAGAACATGGTCTACCTGTTATTGAAGGGTCTGAGGGAGGAATAACAGACATAAAAACAGCCAAAGAACTTTGTAAAAAAATAGGCTTTCCAGTTCTGATTAAAGCATCTGCTGGTGGTGGTGGTAAGGGAATGAAAATTGTTCGTAAAGAAGAAGAATTTGAAACATTATTTTCAACAGCAAAGTCCGAAGCACAAAAATATTTTGGTAATGATGAAATTTATATTGAGAAATTTTTCCAAAACCCCAGACATATTGAAGTTCAGGTATTATCTGGAAAAAATAGAACTGTTCACCTTCATGAAAGAGATTGCTCAGTTCAAAGAAGACATCAAAAATTAATAGAGGAAACCCCTAGCCCAGTCTTAACAGATCAGATCAGAAAAGATCTTTTTGAAAGAACTATAAATATGGTCAGTAAAATTGGTTATGAGGGTGCTGGAACTGTTGAATTTATTTATGAGGATGGAAAATTTTATTTTTTAGAAATGAATACTCGGGTCCAAGTTGAGCATCCAGTTACAGAAATGGTTACTGGAATTGATATAATTAAAGAACAAATTTGGATAGCCTTTACTGGTGAAACAGCTTTAGAACAAAGTGACATTAACCCTAGGGGACATGCAATAGAATGTAGAATTAATGCAGAGGATGCTAGCAAAAACTTCCAACCTTCTCCTGGGACTATAGGTATGTGTCATCAACCATCTGGTTTTAGAACAAGGGTAGATGGTGCAATTTTTCAAGGTTATAAAGTGACACCTTATTATGATAGTATGGTGTGCAAGGTGATTACTCATGGAAGAAATAGAACTGAAGCTATACAAAGAATGAATAGATCTTTGGATGAGTTTGTTATTGAAGGAATAACAACAACAATACCTCTTCATAAAATTCTTCTAAACCATAAAAAATTTATTGAGTCAGACTTTAATGTTGGCTGGCTAGATAATGAAAAAGTAATCTAA
- a CDS encoding ribonucleotide reductase, giving the protein MAKYLVETYYTCSFKVNHYLDDINETELANLEKRDDGKFEVLDVKLDTRKTKSLDPNNKVIEPKKLDIISEQSQPKIVSKENNTAFVKQINEGVGKRFGMPDRRKGYIQKATIGDHKVYLHTGEYEDGKIGEIFIDTSKEGELVKALMNNFAIAISLGLQYGVPLDEFISAYVDTKFEPSGKVHGNDRIMSASSILDYIFRELAISYQNREDLAHTPSIGGSDRSSPEEENTEDQNQLLKIIKDVTSKGFVRNNYKKNLVDLSDVKISLKGKK; this is encoded by the coding sequence ATGGCAAAATATTTAGTAGAAACTTATTATACTTGTAGCTTTAAGGTTAATCATTATCTAGATGATATTAATGAAACAGAGTTAGCAAACCTTGAAAAACGCGATGATGGAAAATTTGAAGTTTTAGATGTTAAGCTTGATACAAGAAAAACAAAAAGCTTAGATCCAAATAATAAAGTAATTGAGCCTAAAAAGTTAGATATTATATCTGAGCAAAGCCAACCAAAAATTGTTTCAAAAGAAAATAATACTGCTTTTGTTAAACAAATTAATGAAGGTGTGGGTAAAAGATTTGGCATGCCTGATAGAAGAAAGGGTTATATCCAAAAAGCCACAATTGGTGATCATAAAGTTTATCTTCACACCGGAGAATATGAAGATGGTAAAATTGGAGAAATTTTCATAGACACAAGTAAAGAAGGTGAATTGGTAAAAGCTTTGATGAATAATTTTGCAATAGCTATATCACTTGGGCTTCAATATGGGGTTCCTTTAGATGAATTTATTAGCGCTTATGTTGATACTAAATTTGAGCCTTCTGGAAAAGTTCATGGTAATGACAGAATAATGAGTGCCTCTTCAATACTCGATTATATATTTAGAGAACTCGCTATTTCATACCAAAATAGAGAAGACCTAGCACACACCCCATCTATTGGTGGATCAGATAGATCTTCACCTGAAGAAGAAAATACTGAGGATCAAAATCAATTACTTAAAATTATAAAAGATGTAACTAGCAAAGGCTTTGTTAGAAATAATTATAAAAAAAATCTTGTTGATTTATCTGACGTTAAGATAAGCTTAAAAGGTAAAAAGTAA
- the aroQ gene encoding type II 3-dehydroquinate dehydratase — protein MNNNIIIINGPNLNLLGKREQSQYGSITFDKLKENCLNKSKDLNINLEFSQSNIEGEIVTIIQEAKSKFDGIIINAAGFTHTSVAIRDALDIYKRPIIELHISNIYKREEFRHKSLISDIATGGIFGLGDDGYILAIIAMQNILQK, from the coding sequence ATGAATAATAATATTATAATTATTAATGGTCCTAATCTTAATCTATTAGGTAAAAGAGAACAATCACAATATGGGTCAATAACTTTTGATAAACTAAAAGAAAACTGTTTAAATAAATCTAAAGATTTAAATATAAATTTAGAGTTTTCTCAGTCAAACATAGAAGGTGAAATAGTTACAATCATACAAGAGGCTAAAAGTAAGTTTGATGGCATAATTATTAATGCTGCAGGATTTACACATACATCTGTAGCTATCAGGGATGCTTTAGATATTTATAAAAGACCAATTATTGAACTTCACATATCAAATATATATAAAAGAGAGGAATTTAGACACAAATCTTTAATCAGCGATATTGCTACTGGTGGAATTTTTGGTTTAGGTGATGATGGTTATATTTTAGCCATAATTGCAATGCAAAACATATTACAGAAATGA
- a CDS encoding Rne/Rng family ribonuclease gives MEKNLYIDASHPNETRVVLKSGESIEDYEYEGLKNNLIKNNIYLGKVSRVEPSLQAAFIDFGRDRHGFLSFNDIQSDYYQIPQSDLTKIKEEEERAREELLKESELEEQKNINEGNLDINDPVDVKPESELESDNQITGESDTPVETVTQFDENKEQPSHSIRSKKPEVRFRSKRYKIQEVIKPNQVILIQVLKDERGQKGAALSTFISIAGKYIVLMPNTPKGGGISRKIFNPGERKKIRTILNDIVIPKEMGLIVRTAGSNKTKNDIDHDLQTLIKTWNEIKDNALNSIAPSLIHQESDIIKRTLRDMYDEDTNSIIIEGNEGYKKAQSFMKLMMPSHVKKIKKYREKVPLFFKENIEEKLNQIYDSEIKLKSGGYLVINPTEALVSIDINSGSSIKQKNVESTALDTNLEAAEEISRQIKIRDLSGLIIIDFIDMLSFGNRRLVERKLKEQCRTDRARIQIGRISTFGLLEMSRQRLRESAVKWKVTLTDESFAMKILKLVEVKAVLTKAKFVELKICEKISDFMKENFIEDLKYFEGKNLIKIDIIADNTLIIPEYIIDLQNKTKKTIETVQHIEKLKNLEEQKKEVKSFESPIKKKSYKKKTFFKKKFFKKPAA, from the coding sequence ATGGAAAAAAATTTATACATTGATGCTTCGCATCCAAATGAAACAAGGGTTGTACTTAAATCAGGTGAAAGTATTGAAGACTACGAGTACGAAGGCTTAAAAAACAATTTAATCAAAAATAATATATATCTTGGTAAGGTAAGCAGAGTAGAGCCATCTTTGCAAGCTGCATTTATTGATTTTGGAAGAGACAGACATGGCTTTCTATCTTTTAACGACATTCAATCAGACTACTATCAAATACCTCAGAGTGATTTAACAAAAATAAAAGAAGAAGAAGAGAGAGCTAGAGAAGAGTTATTAAAAGAAAGTGAACTAGAAGAACAAAAAAATATTAATGAGGGCAATCTTGATATTAATGACCCAGTTGATGTAAAACCTGAATCTGAATTAGAGAGTGATAACCAGATAACAGGAGAGAGTGATACTCCAGTTGAAACTGTTACTCAATTTGATGAAAATAAAGAACAGCCTTCTCATTCTATTCGCAGTAAAAAACCTGAAGTAAGATTTAGATCTAAAAGATATAAGATTCAAGAGGTTATAAAACCTAACCAAGTTATTTTAATACAAGTATTGAAAGATGAAAGGGGGCAAAAAGGTGCCGCACTAAGTACTTTCATTTCTATAGCGGGTAAATATATTGTCTTAATGCCAAATACTCCAAAAGGTGGTGGCATATCTCGTAAAATTTTTAACCCAGGAGAAAGAAAAAAAATTAGAACTATCCTAAACGATATAGTTATTCCAAAAGAAATGGGACTTATCGTAAGAACTGCAGGGTCAAATAAAACAAAAAATGATATAGATCATGATCTTCAAACTTTGATTAAAACTTGGAATGAAATTAAAGATAATGCATTAAATTCTATAGCTCCATCATTGATCCATCAAGAAAGTGATATTATAAAAAGAACTTTGAGAGATATGTATGATGAAGACACAAATAGCATCATCATTGAAGGTAATGAAGGTTACAAAAAAGCACAAAGCTTTATGAAGTTAATGATGCCTTCTCATGTGAAAAAAATAAAAAAATATAGAGAAAAAGTTCCTTTATTTTTCAAAGAGAATATTGAAGAAAAATTAAATCAAATTTATGACTCAGAAATAAAACTAAAATCAGGTGGCTACCTAGTTATAAATCCAACTGAAGCGCTAGTTTCAATTGATATAAACTCAGGTAGCTCTATTAAACAAAAAAATGTTGAGAGTACTGCTTTAGACACTAATCTTGAGGCAGCAGAAGAGATATCTCGACAAATAAAAATAAGAGACTTGTCTGGTCTAATTATTATTGATTTTATTGATATGTTAAGTTTTGGAAATAGAAGATTAGTTGAGAGAAAACTTAAAGAGCAATGCAGAACTGATAGAGCTAGAATTCAAATTGGAAGAATAAGCACATTTGGGCTACTAGAGATGTCTAGACAAAGATTAAGGGAAAGTGCTGTAAAATGGAAAGTTACTCTTACCGATGAGTCTTTTGCTATGAAAATTCTTAAATTAGTTGAGGTTAAAGCTGTTTTAACAAAAGCAAAATTTGTAGAACTTAAGATTTGTGAAAAGATATCAGACTTTATGAAAGAAAATTTCATTGAAGATTTAAAGTATTTTGAGGGAAAAAACTTAATCAAGATAGATATAATTGCAGATAATACCCTTATTATTCCTGAATATATAATTGACCTTCAAAACAAAACTAAAAAAACTATAGAAACAGTTCAGCATATAGAAAAATTAAAAAATCTAGAAGAGCAAAAAAAAGAGGTTAAATCTTTTGAAAGTCCAATTAAAAAGAAGTCTTATAAAAAAAAAACTTTTTTTAAAAAGAAATTTTTCAAAAAACCAGCAGCCTAA
- a CDS encoding thiazole synthase, with protein MVYDKLIVDKKKFNSRLIVGTGKYKSMAECAKAIKLSGAEIVTVAVRRVNISDKKKPLLMDYIDPKKITYLPNTAGCFNSEEALRTLRLAREIGGWKLVKLEVLGDKKNLFPDMIETLKSTEVLTKEGFRVMVYCNDDPLMAKRFENVGACAIMPLAAPIGSGLGIQNTTNIKIIRSQTKLPLIIDAGLGQASDAAIAMELGCDGVLANTAIAKAKKPFQMALAFKNGVIAGRQSYLAGRIEKSIYGSASSPKTGII; from the coding sequence TTGGTTTACGATAAATTAATAGTTGATAAAAAAAAATTTAATTCCAGATTAATAGTTGGAACTGGTAAATATAAAAGTATGGCTGAATGTGCAAAAGCTATAAAATTATCAGGTGCAGAAATAGTTACTGTTGCAGTGAGAAGGGTAAATATTTCTGATAAAAAAAAACCTTTATTAATGGATTATATTGATCCAAAAAAAATTACTTATTTACCAAATACTGCTGGTTGTTTTAATTCTGAGGAAGCTCTCAGAACTTTGCGTTTAGCAAGAGAAATTGGTGGATGGAAGCTGGTAAAGCTTGAGGTGCTAGGAGATAAAAAAAATCTATTTCCAGATATGATCGAAACATTAAAATCTACAGAAGTTTTAACCAAAGAAGGATTTAGAGTAATGGTTTATTGTAATGATGATCCATTGATGGCTAAAAGATTTGAGAATGTAGGAGCTTGTGCAATTATGCCTCTAGCAGCACCTATAGGCTCCGGACTTGGAATTCAAAATACAACAAATATAAAAATTATAAGAAGTCAAACAAAGCTTCCTTTGATAATCGATGCTGGGTTAGGACAGGCATCTGATGCAGCTATTGCTATGGAGTTGGGCTGTGATGGAGTATTAGCTAATACTGCAATTGCTAAAGCTAAAAAACCATTTCAAATGGCTTTAGCATTTAAAAATGGAGTAATTGCAGGAAGACAATCTTATTTAGCTGGTCGTATAGAAAAATCTATATACGGAAGTGCATCTTCTCCAAAAACTGGAATTATTTAG
- a CDS encoding DnaA ATPase domain-containing protein: MKNLNQLLLDFDYEQNFKDDDFYVGKSNFYAFEMINKWPKWEKNFLNINGEKFSGKTHLVNIFLKKFSGIRIDVNSLNDENLKSIKPYQNIVLEDLNLNINEKLIYSLFNIIDQDNKFLIVTSIKPISEINFQLDDLRSRTKNCLFANIQNPDDELMFALILKNLSDRQITLDKKLIDFIIKRIERSYGKIFEFIYKIDKISLKKKKSIDFKIINEALEE; the protein is encoded by the coding sequence ATGAAAAATTTAAATCAATTATTATTAGATTTTGATTATGAGCAAAACTTTAAAGATGATGATTTTTATGTTGGTAAGAGTAATTTTTATGCTTTTGAAATGATTAACAAATGGCCAAAATGGGAAAAAAACTTTTTAAATATCAATGGTGAAAAATTTTCAGGAAAAACCCACTTAGTAAATATTTTTTTGAAAAAGTTTAGTGGCATTAGGATTGATGTTAATTCATTAAATGATGAAAACCTTAAATCTATCAAACCCTATCAAAACATAGTTTTAGAGGATTTAAATTTAAATATAAATGAGAAGTTGATTTATTCACTCTTCAATATAATAGATCAAGATAATAAGTTTTTGATAGTGACATCAATCAAACCAATATCTGAGATCAACTTTCAACTGGATGATCTTCGATCTAGAACTAAAAACTGTCTTTTTGCAAACATTCAAAACCCAGATGATGAGCTAATGTTTGCACTGATATTAAAAAATTTATCAGATAGACAAATTACTTTAGATAAAAAGCTGATTGACTTTATTATTAAAAGAATTGAGAGATCGTATGGCAAAATATTTGAATTCATATATAAAATTGACAAGATTAGTTTAAAAAAAAAGAAATCAATCGATTTTAAAATTATTAATGAAGCTCTTGAGGAATAA
- a CDS encoding acetyl-CoA carboxylase biotin carboxyl carrier protein, with translation MKIDKNIIKELTDYLNEFNLTEIEYTDKDTKIKVSKSNLTSSNQTVSVAASTPATSAIKSAVISGTEVKSPIIGTAYLAAEPGAKKFAEVGKKIKKGETVMIVEAMKTMNHVPSTADGIIKEICVEDGQPVEYGQTIIIVE, from the coding sequence ATGAAAATAGATAAAAACATTATCAAAGAATTAACTGATTACTTAAATGAGTTCAATTTAACTGAGATTGAATACACAGATAAGGATACCAAAATCAAAGTATCAAAATCAAACCTAACTAGTTCCAATCAAACCGTAAGTGTTGCTGCCTCAACACCAGCCACTAGTGCAATTAAGTCTGCCGTTATATCTGGAACTGAAGTTAAGTCTCCTATTATTGGTACTGCTTATCTTGCAGCAGAACCTGGAGCTAAAAAATTTGCAGAAGTTGGTAAAAAAATTAAAAAAGGTGAAACAGTTATGATAGTTGAAGCTATGAAGACTATGAATCATGTTCCATCAACAGCAGATGGAATTATAAAAGAAATCTGTGTAGAAGATGGCCAACCTGTTGAATACGGCCAAACTATTATCATCGTAGAGTAA